One part of the Musa acuminata AAA Group cultivar baxijiao chromosome BXJ1-5, Cavendish_Baxijiao_AAA, whole genome shotgun sequence genome encodes these proteins:
- the LOC135674978 gene encoding putative calcium-binding protein CML19: MASPRSNVTGLDAVFRFFDKDGDGKISAAELTLCMRTVGEELSLEDAEAFVALVDGDGDGLLGFEEFVKVVEVEGEEETERGLRAAFEMYESEGEGCITPRSLKRMLSRLGTSSGIHECAAMICRYDLDGDGVLSFEEFRSMMTMV; this comes from the coding sequence ATGGCGTCTCCTCGCTCCAACGTCACGGGCCTCGACGCAGTCTTCCGCTTCTTCGACAAAGACGGCGACGGGAAGATCTCCGCCGCGGAGCTGACCCTCTGCATGAGGACGGTCGGCGAGGAGTTGTCCCTCGAGGACGCCGAGGCCTTCGTCGCGTTAGTAGACGGCGACGGGGACGGGCTGCTGGGGTTCGAGGAGTTTGTGAAGGTGGTGGAGGTGGAGGGGGAGGAAGAGACGGAGAGAGGCTTGAGAGCGGCGTTCGAGATGTACGAGAGCGAAGGGGAGGGCTGCATTACGCCCCGGAGCCTGAAGCGGATGCTCAGCCGGCTGGGCACGTCGAGTGGCATCCACGAGTGCGCGGCCATGATCTGCAGGTACGATCTCGACGGCGATGGAGTGCTGAGCTTTGAAGAGTTCAGAAGCATGATGACGATGGTGTGA